The following proteins come from a genomic window of Pyxidicoccus sp. MSG2:
- a CDS encoding DMT family transporter: MTEQSRTREGLLLGGLGVLAFSLTLPATRAAVPELGSTMVGLGRGLVAAMLAGILLALRRERLPERRHWPRLALVAAGVVVGFPLLSALAMRDIPAAHGAVLVGLLPAATAVAAVFRARERPSVTFWLVSAAGLAAVLAFAAAQGAGKPTQGDGLVLLAVAAAAVGYAEGGALSRELGGWRVLCWALVLSAPVLLPIVALHLDARMLHASPRAWAGFAYVSGVSMFLGFFAWYRGLALGGVARVSQIQLLQPLLTMGWSALLLGEEVGRGTLGAALLVVGCVLASARSRIQRLPAPDASLKAP, from the coding sequence ATGACGGAACAGTCGAGAACCCGCGAAGGACTCCTGCTCGGCGGGCTCGGAGTCCTCGCCTTCAGCCTGACGCTGCCCGCGACCCGCGCCGCCGTGCCGGAGCTTGGCAGCACGATGGTGGGACTCGGGCGCGGGCTGGTCGCGGCAATGCTCGCGGGCATCCTGCTGGCCTTGCGGCGCGAGCGGCTCCCCGAGCGGCGCCACTGGCCCCGGCTCGCGCTCGTCGCGGCTGGCGTGGTGGTGGGCTTCCCGCTGCTCTCCGCGCTGGCCATGCGCGACATCCCCGCCGCGCACGGTGCCGTGCTGGTGGGCCTGTTGCCCGCGGCCACCGCCGTGGCGGCCGTGTTCCGCGCCCGCGAGCGCCCCTCCGTCACCTTCTGGCTGGTGAGTGCCGCGGGCCTCGCCGCCGTGCTGGCCTTCGCGGCGGCGCAGGGCGCGGGGAAGCCCACGCAGGGAGACGGGCTCGTGCTCCTCGCGGTGGCGGCCGCGGCGGTGGGCTACGCCGAGGGCGGAGCGCTCTCCCGGGAGCTCGGCGGCTGGCGCGTGCTGTGCTGGGCGCTGGTGCTGTCCGCACCGGTGCTGCTGCCCATCGTCGCGCTCCACCTCGACGCACGCATGCTGCACGCCAGCCCCCGGGCCTGGGCCGGCTTCGCCTACGTCTCGGGCGTGAGCATGTTCCTCGGCTTCTTCGCCTGGTACCGGGGCCTCGCCCTGGGAGGCGTCGCCCGCGTCAGTCAAATCCAGCTCCTCCAGCCCCTGCTCACCATGGGCTGGTCCGCGCTGCTGCTCGGCGAGGAGGTGGGGCGCGGCACGCTGGGCGCCGCGCTGCTCGTGGTGGGCTGCGTGCTCGCGAGCGCGCGCAGCCGCATCCAGCGGCTGCCCGCGCCCGACGCCTCGCTCAAGGCACCGTGA
- the map gene encoding type I methionyl aminopeptidase, which yields MTTAVPRTPPAVLPGPNDTCWCGSGAKYKKCHRGADAVEARKKGPDAARKGVRPGIVGPRRDVPLHIPRPDYAATGRPGRRGNASEINTPDVIARMRRACKAAAEVLQEVAAHVRPGITTDELDAITHEAYIKRGGYPSTLNYHNFPKSLCTSVNEVVCHGIPDSRALEDGDIVNLDITIYLDGVHGDCSATYFVGNVDAESQRLVKVTRECLDVGIAAVKPGRPISDIGRAIEDHATKHGMSVVRAYCGHGIGETFHTSLQIPHYYEPESTTVMEPGMIFTVEPMINLGGWGSRTWDDGWTAVTSDGSRSAQFEHTLLVNEKGAEILTVP from the coding sequence ATGACCACCGCCGTTCCCCGTACGCCCCCGGCCGTCCTGCCCGGCCCCAATGACACCTGCTGGTGCGGCAGTGGCGCCAAGTACAAGAAGTGCCACCGTGGCGCCGACGCCGTCGAGGCCCGCAAGAAGGGGCCGGACGCCGCTCGCAAGGGCGTGCGTCCCGGCATCGTCGGCCCGCGCCGCGACGTGCCCCTGCACATCCCCCGCCCGGACTACGCGGCCACGGGCCGGCCGGGGCGCCGCGGCAATGCCTCGGAAATCAACACGCCGGACGTCATCGCCCGCATGCGCCGCGCCTGCAAGGCCGCCGCCGAGGTGCTCCAGGAGGTGGCCGCCCACGTGCGCCCGGGCATCACCACCGACGAGCTGGATGCGATTACGCACGAGGCGTACATCAAGCGCGGCGGCTACCCGAGCACGCTGAACTACCACAACTTCCCCAAGTCGCTCTGCACCTCGGTCAACGAGGTCGTCTGCCACGGCATCCCCGACAGCCGCGCGCTGGAGGACGGCGACATCGTCAACCTGGACATCACCATCTACCTGGATGGCGTGCACGGTGACTGCTCGGCCACCTACTTCGTCGGCAACGTGGACGCGGAGAGCCAGCGGCTGGTGAAGGTGACGCGCGAGTGCCTGGACGTTGGCATCGCCGCGGTGAAGCCGGGCCGGCCCATCAGCGACATCGGCCGCGCGATTGAAGACCACGCCACGAAGCACGGCATGAGCGTGGTGCGCGCCTACTGCGGCCACGGCATCGGCGAGACGTTCCACACGTCCCTGCAGATTCCCCACTACTACGAGCCCGAGTCCACCACCGTCATGGAGCCCGGGATGATTTTCACCGTGGAGCCGATGATCAACCTGGGCGGGTGGGGCAGCCGGACGTGGGACGACGGGTGGACCGCCGTCACCTCCGATGGCAGCCGCAGCGCCCAGTTCGAGCACACCCTCCTCGTCAACGAGAAGGGCGCCGAAATCCTCACGGTGCCTTGA
- a CDS encoding serine/threonine protein kinase, whose product MSTNIPQVNPETLPPGTVVGGCWRLLERLGAGGYGAVYKVEATQDPGRYFALKLARQPFEPRSMRELTLLLDKAVHPHVVAVHACGRWPDVVTGHFFFVMDWVPGPALHLWADLHNPSFQQFVDTARRVALILDTLHAGGVLHRDLKPEHILMRGPHGDPVLIDLGSGDYAGAPTLTTGPLPPGTRHLRSPESVRFHQRHWRIDGRYTFATTDDLYSLGVCLYRAVTGHYPFSPEWPPDVLCAAIVSQPPPAPSVVNPRVPPALGAVILRLLEKDPEQRFQTGAQLHQALEAALDEQPREARDALLFEWHEPPLPAGEGAPTRNPRTRRPEWPTHTHRPPSLVRAKLLRLWAELLGVLRPPPKPSPHASPRKAVVEGRARRIHPRGRQRALLAAMGVAVVALVGLAMASWRDTTTQVVDETTTAAGHKLASLAEAPHTATVASPPPVGPTIAAAIAPVAPPQEAAAVKKTHPASGLQAPEKKPETPRARAASSLVRTAAAAAACVGLACAGAPPRLEPAMPPEEECPPEAIAAMNKLKVFDGNTVPVELVPNGKANPITTVHEERVTAYIVRSLMNIPDDAEFSGQLFVGSKRVFGRFTTLRFGGAQYPVCFEIRELEDRMRGIRRETGGDERNAIIISRVDIEVVHRFKRFE is encoded by the coding sequence ATGTCCACGAACATCCCCCAGGTGAACCCGGAGACGCTGCCACCCGGTACGGTGGTGGGTGGCTGCTGGCGCCTCCTCGAGCGGCTGGGAGCGGGCGGCTACGGCGCGGTCTACAAGGTGGAGGCCACCCAGGACCCGGGCCGCTACTTCGCGCTCAAGCTGGCGCGGCAGCCCTTCGAGCCGCGCTCGATGCGCGAGCTGACCCTGCTGCTGGACAAGGCCGTCCACCCGCACGTGGTGGCCGTCCACGCCTGCGGGCGCTGGCCGGACGTCGTCACCGGGCACTTCTTCTTCGTCATGGACTGGGTGCCCGGCCCCGCGCTCCACCTCTGGGCGGACCTCCACAATCCGTCCTTCCAGCAGTTCGTGGACACCGCGCGCCGGGTGGCGCTCATCCTGGACACGCTGCACGCCGGGGGCGTCCTGCACCGGGACCTCAAGCCCGAGCACATCCTCATGCGGGGCCCCCACGGCGACCCGGTGCTCATCGACCTGGGCTCGGGTGACTACGCCGGGGCGCCCACGCTCACCACGGGGCCGCTGCCGCCGGGCACGCGCCACCTGCGCAGCCCCGAGTCCGTCCGCTTCCACCAGCGCCACTGGCGCATCGACGGGCGCTACACCTTCGCCACCACCGACGACCTGTATTCGCTGGGCGTCTGCCTCTACCGCGCCGTCACCGGCCACTACCCCTTCTCCCCCGAGTGGCCGCCAGACGTGCTGTGCGCGGCCATCGTCTCGCAGCCGCCGCCGGCGCCCTCGGTGGTGAATCCCCGCGTGCCGCCCGCGCTCGGGGCCGTCATCCTCCGCCTGCTGGAGAAGGACCCCGAGCAGCGCTTCCAGACGGGCGCGCAGCTGCACCAGGCCCTGGAGGCGGCCCTCGACGAACAGCCGCGCGAGGCGCGGGACGCCCTCCTCTTCGAGTGGCATGAGCCTCCGCTGCCCGCCGGAGAAGGAGCCCCCACCCGGAATCCGCGCACCCGCCGTCCGGAGTGGCCGACGCACACGCACCGGCCGCCCTCCCTCGTGAGGGCGAAGCTGCTGCGCCTGTGGGCGGAGCTGCTCGGGGTGCTGCGGCCACCACCGAAGCCCAGCCCCCATGCGTCCCCACGGAAGGCCGTGGTGGAGGGCCGGGCCCGCCGGATACATCCACGCGGCAGGCAACGGGCCCTGCTGGCGGCGATGGGCGTCGCCGTGGTGGCACTGGTGGGCCTGGCCATGGCCTCATGGCGCGACACAACCACCCAGGTCGTGGATGAAACAACCACCGCAGCCGGTCATAAATTGGCCAGCCTCGCGGAGGCCCCACACACTGCAACGGTCGCGAGCCCGCCACCCGTGGGGCCCACCATCGCGGCCGCCATCGCACCGGTGGCGCCACCCCAGGAAGCCGCCGCCGTGAAGAAGACCCACCCTGCATCCGGGCTCCAGGCCCCGGAGAAGAAGCCCGAAACGCCCCGCGCCCGCGCCGCCAGCAGCCTGGTCCGGACGGCCGCCGCCGCCGCCGCATGCGTGGGGCTTGCCTGTGCCGGCGCCCCCCCTCGACTGGAGCCGGCCATGCCGCCCGAGGAGGAGTGCCCACCCGAGGCGATTGCGGCGATGAACAAGCTGAAGGTCTTCGATGGGAACACTGTGCCCGTCGAGCTCGTCCCGAATGGCAAGGCCAACCCCATCACCACCGTTCATGAGGAGCGGGTCACGGCCTATATCGTCAGAAGCCTCATGAACATCCCCGATGATGCGGAGTTCTCCGGGCAGCTCTTTGTTGGAAGCAAGCGCGTCTTCGGCCGCTTCACGACGCTGCGCTTCGGGGGTGCACAGTACCCGGTCTGCTTCGAAATCCGTGAACTGGAGGACCGGATGCGCGGCATCCGCCGAGAGACCGGGGGCGATGAGCGGAATGCCATCATCATCTCCCGGGTCGACATCGAAGTGGTTCACCGTTTCAAGCGCTTCGAGTGA
- a CDS encoding DUF2917 domain-containing protein, which yields MTVTPTFTIHDWMRALAERLRPGARGDGSAGPLCLVRGAMWTTHLHGGEHLALTCVDGQLWLTCEGDARDYVLGPGDTVHADAPGHVVVQALRPASLCLARWPAGVGREPRLHGPEACAP from the coding sequence ATGACGGTGACTCCCACCTTCACGATTCACGACTGGATGCGGGCCCTGGCGGAGCGGCTGAGGCCCGGGGCGCGCGGGGACGGGAGCGCGGGGCCGCTGTGCCTGGTGCGAGGCGCCATGTGGACCACGCACCTGCACGGCGGCGAGCACCTGGCGCTCACCTGCGTCGACGGGCAGCTGTGGCTCACGTGCGAGGGAGACGCGAGGGACTACGTGCTCGGCCCCGGGGACACGGTGCACGCGGACGCGCCCGGGCACGTGGTGGTGCAGGCGCTGCGGCCCGCGAGCCTCTGCCTCGCGCGGTGGCCGGCGGGAGTCGGGCGGGAGCCACGACTCCACGGACCGGAGGCCTGCGCACCATGA